The DNA region TTCTACCACTACAGTATACGCAGTGTTGAAAGAATATAtaattgttgtcgatttctcaatggttgatgatttttttctttttcttagTGAAATCTTCCATATTTtaacaatgtgtgtgtgtgcgttcaATCTAGCtatttttggtcattttcaCCTTGATTAtgaactaattttttttttggctatttaATTGGTTGAAAGcaaagacgacgacgatcatcatcatcatcatcagcatacCATCAATGGCCATTTTACGTGCTGTGTAAaggttgtaaaaaaaagtagaaaaaaaaattcaaattttcaaatcataaacaatatcatcaggtaaatatttgttattttggaaaaaaaaattcacccaAAATGTCCATCATCCGTTGACATTTTTGTCATATTAAtaactttttgttgttgttgttgttgttgttttttcactTCGTTATCTAGTTATAATTATAGAAGATCgtattttattaataattaatatttcattttcttgttcaacGATATCCATTTTTAAactttcaaagttttttttctgagtCTGAATCACACCCACTCCTGTATCATGCTATGTTCTGATGCAcgtaatgtgtgtgtgtgtgtgtgtgtgggtggatgtatagattttttttgttttcgtttgtttgtttgtgtttggtCATCATTTGGTACGTGTTTATCATTCATACAAAAAATAtgactgtgtgtgtgggtgttaATCTAggttattatattattttgttatgttttttttttggaacatttcatcagttgctgttgttgttgttgtttttttttccactatcCGTATCATCCAtacggatgatgatggtcgataaaaaaaaaaaaaaatacaaatctTCATGCATGTCATCTATGATTGctaaatcattcattttgacatgataaatattatattatatattaagatcatcatcatcatcatattatataCATTAAGAatccatcattgtcatccacattaaatgattgaaatgcattcaaatggtttttttctaggacaaactcacacacacacacacacacgtcagcacaaacacaattagtcatcatcatcatcatcattttcaacttGAATAttgtacatcatcatcactaaaaaaaaaatttcattcaattgaatttttctacaTATATGTCAAAagtagaacaaaaaaaaaatcaattgaataaacacggatttaaataataataatcaattgatgatgttaatatATGTATATACTACTATATATTTGCATaaagattttgtttcaaatgaaaaaaaaacatccatccatccatccatccactTTACTtgacattcatttgatgaggATTTTCCTTGTTGTGTCCatcttgattatcatcatcatcatattgttttttcatacatgaaaaagattatggccaatttatgaatgaagaacagcaaaaaaaaaaatgaaaaattttgttttttgttttttttctttttttttttggttttaaattttcaaaacgattatcatcatcaacgtcaAAGTTTTGGTTGACGtaaattcataattttgttattcatcaataaagatgatgatgatgatttgaggGTCAACAAgcacatcaacaacaacaacaataacaacaacaatgaccgggaattttttttttttttacaatcatcaatccttgaatcaaaatttttttctgttgctgTTTTGATGCCAAAAATATGGTagtcgaaatttttttttttttttttttttgctagttGATTCATTTTCCCATCCCGTTATCTAATCATGATAATCTTGTTGTTGCCCgtctgatgataatataatcgTAGATTACTATGATATGTactgatgaaatgaaatatgatcatcatttgataataatttgacaggaaaagcaaaaaaaaaaagagaagaactttttttgtattttctagaaatttgaaacttgttaaaaataataattttctcttacacacacacacacacacacacagacggatgcacatttatatattacatgatgatgatgatgatgaaaatatttatgtttaaatcaatttgattcaatttattgtgatcaaattgaattgaatgtagAAATATAATgcgataataatcaacaatgataatcaggaaacatgatgattatgatcaatcaatcaatcaagtaATCaatcctgtttttttttcgctctcaaaacgtttaaaaaaaatgcaaaaaaaaaaaacaaaattgaagaaGCTCCTCGAGGTTATTTGatggttgatcatcattgatatcaTATAGCCGCCAGTggattgaacaaaaattgattttttttttctttgccaaaaaaaagagttgcccaaatcaaaaaaacaacaacagaaaaatttcattttcaacgaTCAATTAACTCGCTTACAGTTCGTgtttgattgtgtgtgtgtgatgtttATCATCCTTTCTCTCTTTCCATCGTTTGTGTGTAATTAGTgttttagcaaaaaaaaaaaaaaatttttttttccttgttttcatttattttttcttcttcttcacaacatttcaaatgactgacaaacgatgaaaatttttatttttttttttggttttcttgaaaaaaaataacttgaTACCtgtcatcattgtgtttgtatttgtgtacgattcattcaaacatttgaacaaatgagaaaaatttaaattttcttgtccgttttttttatatatatcatttctttctttttttttgtccatccatccattcattcattgattacaaatcaacagtttttttttaaagaaatgAGGCGTGTTTCATCGTGTGTGCGTGCGTGCGTGCGTGTGGGTGATTTTGttccaacgaaaaaaaaaatcaacataaaaacaaacaaacaacagaattttatttttatttttttttttattggattgaaaaataaattattattacaaaattattacattTGAATGTTGACAATGTTtttagtctttttttttttttttttgttcgcaaatacaataaaaatacaattaaattttcgaagcacatttttttcagacaAAAATCTGTCGAATCACTGTTTGCTTCTACAAACTCGTAATCGGCCAATTCTTGTTCGTTTATGATGGTTCGTAAAGCAACGACTGAAAAACAgtaaaattgatcattgaacTACAGTTGAATTTATACTTGAACGCAACGTTCTTAATTAAACAATTCGAAATAcattgttgttaatgtttaACAATCTCAACGTATTCATTACTAAATTATATctataagaagaaaaatgcaaaaacaCTTAGTAGTATGAAAGAATTAATTTCGCACAATCATTATatgtttcaaataataaaagaattgtttgttatttgttgACCAAGTACAACAGAAATTTTATGTTGACTGGACGACCACGTGGAAAagaatgaatcgaaaatcgaaaatcaCAATATATAAAGCGTGTGTGGACCATGTGCTTCGAATTCGAGAATAGaacttttttcatattcacaaGTATCTATTCATACAGGTACATtttttgcacacacacacaaacatcaaaGTAACGGATCACCATAAATGTAGCGTGCATTCACAAAAGATGTAGCATGTGCATAATGgagagatgaaaaattttttttcactcaaaCACGGTCAAATTAACGTGTTTTCATCAAATCCGCACTAAACCTTTTATATTACATTAATCTCAGCACATTTTCATGactcattgatgatgatgataactttGAAATTCGAAAGAATCGAAAGAAATGCTTTATTacaatagtaataataacagagagagagagagagataagATAAgataagatttttttgtcgaacatttcaaaatttaccTTTATCTTTTGTTCATACAACAGTTtctttgtaaattttttaatcatactaataatgatgatgaagatgataagAAAAAGGAATCGGAATTCCTTTTCATTTCCTATTTACATTCAAGAGATGTCAGTTTTCTACAAAACGTCATATTTGAACGTGAActcattgattgtttttttcgtcatttaagcaaataaaaatgattagaTAATAACACAgataaatgatttgaatattaacataatttgataatcaatcagtacatttttcttgtttttttcgccTAATTGGtcacaatggaaaaatagataatgatcatgaatcATGGATATCCCCCTTTactgacaaaaacaaaaaaatcgataaattcgttgattatcatcattatttaattcattcattttgataattgtttcatatcatacattaatcaatcaatcaatcaatcaatatgattattgatttcataatcattatctgattgttttcttttgtttttcatgatcattcattcattatttattcattaatgaaaattttttctttcctttcACACCTGGCTTGTTGTTCATGATGCATAAAACAaccagagagaaaaaaaatgacgaataTTTTAAATCCGGTTTTCcaagatttttctttgtttcatatatgaaatgtataataataaataaaagatAATTATTTCGACAATGACATTTCAtgtttaacaaaaaaaattctactcatcatcatcatcatcatcattgtacaCAGTAGGTCATCAGACAGACATTAccttgatttatttattcatttttaatcaaatttttctcggaaaatttttttttttttttttttggcgttGATTTGCacattgatcgattattGTTTGTCGAATGAACTATGTACACTATTCAGTTGACAAATATAGACTGTGTATAttgacgagaaaaaaaaattaaattttcaaatataaaaatggtCTATATATCTGGTTTATTTCTGGTGAaataatcaaagaaaaaaaagtaccaGTGAATAAAAAGACAACCAGAAGGTGAAcatcaaagattttttttttcttttcttttcttttttttcatgctcAATGGAgcaatgaacattttttttttggtagttCAAAAATCGACCAAATTGTCAAATTGTAGGTATTGCTGAAAACCAaaacgaaataaataaagagagagagagactgGTGTCatatatgaacaacaacaataacaacaacaacaacaacaaaaaatccagTTAGATTCTCATTCCTttctcaataataatgataaaaaaaaatgctagcTAGATTGGTTTGGATTTGCTTACTTGGGCGCCATTTGGATCTTAATTGTCTATACTaggtttctctctctctctctctttcttcaTTTCTCACAAACTCTTAATAGCCATATATAATTTGCgaggaaataaaaaaaaaagaaaaagaaaattaaccAAAGAGAAACAAATGGAAAGGTAATGGTAGCAAGtggtaaaagaaaaaaaaattatcaaaaaatatGTTACGGATGATGAAAGACGATGGATAGGATTAAATATTGGTAGTTtttagtggaaaaaaaacgagagagaaagagatgGAAGCGTGGAAAAAACTAGCATAGCatacaacagcaacaatacTTGTTTTGTGAGACATTTGAAAAAGGGaggaatgaaaagaaaaatccatttgccgtttcaatacacacacatcatgatgaaaagattcaaaaattcattttgccttttcgtattttttttttagcggGATTTCTAGCCTCAAGTCATTTCtctttgctgtttttttttgttaaaaatttatggaaaatctttttctctctctctcggcatttctttttctcattgaCAAAAGCGGCAGCATCgataagaagaagaaaaaaaaaacagcaacagcaaaaaaaaagtcgatCGCAAATTCATGCTATTGTCGTGGTCTTCGtagtcgtcgttgtcgttgacgtcgttgtcgttgttattaATGAATATACATCCAGTAACCATACAAACACACGTTATGTgccacagaaaaaaacttctttttttctgttttgttttattcaaaaaaaaaaaatttttttttctccatttgtCACCACCATCACTGACAACAATagtccgaaaaaaaaacagcaacaacaacaacaacaactctTGCCTATTCAAAAATATATGTCAATTTCATACTATTGtgtgacaaacaaacacacacatcataAAACGTAAAACTAATGCAAAATAATACTACTGCTACCACTGAtacttttgtgtgtgtgtgtgtgatagatatggattatttttttttttttttttgatcaatttttggatcatctgtatcacaatcaacaacatcaaacaaacaaataaaaaaaaataaatctgtAATGCACTACTAGGCATTATGTAAattgtgataaaaaaaaccgatgaGAAATTTGATCACCATAGACACtgtgaaaccaaaaaaaaaatttctaccggaaatttttttttctgtgcaTATATGCGTCTGTAGCTCATCgtcaattattttgtttttgttcatttgatgCTTATTTGATCGTTGGctggtttcattttttgtttgtaaaaaaaaatttcaccacgttttttttcctacctGTTGATTGATAGTGaagtgaatgaaataaatacaaaaaaaacacgacaacagaaaaaaaagtgagtgtttgccaatttttgaaaaaaaaccaagcaTTTTTTGgctattaattaattaattaatcggTTGACTGATGAATGTAATTTGTGTTGTTtcacatatataatatattttcagctacgtgtttttttttctctgttttgtgtttcaattcatttatggtttattatttgtcattGTCGTCAGTCAGTCAGCCAGTCagtcattcatccatttcgCTTCCACGTGTCGTCAAATTCGATTTAAGCAagttatatatataaaattcatcgattagttttcaacaaaagaaaattcttttttcaattttcctatctgttttgttttgttgttgttgttgttgttgtttttgtgttttttttcccattcgaAATGttgcgagagagagagatggagAGATGGAGAAAAGTTAAATTTAgtttttaaagtttttttgttctgttgttGCCTCTTGatgtatttttgttgttgtttttcttttcttttcttttcttttcaattccaaaatcataaataatttttcttttctttttttttgtttagtttttttttttcatcatcatcatcatcatcaccagtgATATCCAATTGGTACaatctgtctgtgtgtgtgtatgatatttctatgaacaattttttgctgttgttgttgttgaatggtTACAAAAATAtctttgaaaataatgtccAAAAATATTgctattgatcatcatcatcatcatgtcatcaacatcaacaacaacaacaacaaaagcagcagcagcaacagcagcttcatcatcatcatcatcatctgataaTGTTAACATACAAAATCAACCAGTTGATATACCTGttttaaatcaacaacaattgttattaaataatgaaaatgatgaccatcatctTATTGATTCTActataaatcaaaatgatgaaaatgatcaagaaTCAAATCCATTGAATAGACAATTGTTTCAACAACAGCtacaatattttcatcgccaccatcaacataagaatgatgatgatgatgatgatggaatctatgccaattataatgatgattatgatgatgattatgaacaaTTCTATGACAAACATCAGCAACAATATTTAGTTGACCATTCAAATGACAATATGTATGGTGTTccagaaatgatgatttttgataatcatccacatcatcaacaacaacattataatcatattgattcaattgtagatgaaaataatgatgatgatggtgatccatataataatcggatacaatatttttatgaagatgataacaatcatcaacaatcaatggaTGGTAATGGCATTTTACAGATAATAgatccaacaacaatgatttaTCAGAATGGTGAACATCAAACGGATATATTATCCGATGCACGTATATATGGATTACCAACATTTTtaccacaacaacagcaacaaatacaacaacatatGTTAGCCATACCTGGTGGTCCAAATGGATCGATATATGGTAATCCATTAGTATATAGTTTACATACTATTTATGAAGAATCAGAAAATGAATCTTCATTACaaacattgtcatcattaacatcgaCATCGATGACTATACAAACCGATAGTGttcaacacaacaacaacaacaacaacaatcattagaTAGTTCAttagataataatgaagataaattatcatcatcatcatcatcgaaattcattcatgataatgattctcAGCAACAGGTTGCGCagcaacaattttcaattgtcatCACTACCAATGGTGATGGAGATAATCAAATTatggaaaatgaatcgaaaaattgtcaaacaaatgaaaatcatcatcatgtttctgatggaaaaaaattttctaattgttggaataataataatctagaTATAgacgatgattatgttgaAGATGAAATGGAAGAAGAATTAGATAATGTACCaccattcaatgattcaatcgcattatcatcgaaattGGAACGATATTTCACAAGTGGATTATTggaaacgacaacaacaattgtggAAAAATCTCAGGTATCACTaagttttgattattttcaaatgaattttttttctaaatttttttttattcaataacaTTAGGACCATCAACAAGTGAAATTATTGATGGACAAcaaatcattgtcattgataaGTGGTAATGTTGACCATTTGAATAGTCGTGATCATagtcatcagcagcagcaacaacaacagcagcagcatccAATCAATAGAcgaaaatttgataaaatcgGAAGCTTATGTAATTTACTCATCGAAATGATctcatcaataaaatattctaaaataatgacaattaCCGATGATcaaacagatgatgatgatgatttgtcaataattttcaaacatcTTGACCAGCAAAGTTGTTTATATTGTTTAGATTTAAAaagattcatcattaaaatgattttgatgttaAGATTGTCGAATATTGACAACAACGGCAaagatgacgacgacgatgacgaccaTTGTTATTACAATAGtggaaaacatttgaaaGCCATtcatgataacaacaacaacaacaacaacgataacaaagctgttgatgatgatgacgatgatcgaTTGTCGATTGTACGAATAATTGATCGACTATCACGACGGGAAtatatcaataatgatgacgatgatgacaatcgtAAAACTTTATGTTGTTATTCACGTTTACAgcttgaatattttttaataacatttatgattgaaaagATTTATCGCTATACACAGATCAATCATCttttatttgatcatcatttttggtcATATGAATTCAATCGTTTATATGGGCCAGcatcaatattgaaaaatcaatcttcatcatcatcatcatccgcatcatcatcgggTAAAACGATCATTAAAGTTACTATCAATGGGAGATTAGTTCCAACTACTGTTGAAAATAGTTTCATTACCggtattttatcatcaacatcatcatctacacaacaacaatcaaaagtTTTGAAATCTTTAccgaaaaaatcaattttcaatcaaccaaaacgatttttatcaaataatgattcatcaatacgtgtattacaatcaaatattgaacCAATCGATTTGTTTCGTCATCAATCAAAGAATCCTGAATATCGTACAATATTACAtataaataatcaacaacaacgacaacaatcaGGTGATTggcatggaaaaaaatcatcattatcaatcacagatgatgatgatgatgatgatgacgatgatatggatgattattgtgatgataatgtggaTATTGAAACACGTTCTTCATCacaatcttcatcatcagcaacaacaatgatgaataattgtacaaataaattgaataaatttcttcGTGTTTCAAATCCATTGAATCGAAGTTTTTTGGCTAAAATTTCACCAATTCCTAAAGAATCGGAaaataatatgaaaaaatcttcaattaACGGAGAAATAAGTGTTAGTAGTTGggcaaatgaatcaatgattgataatgcTAATAATCACTCAATACATGGTGATGATAcacatcaatcattgatgagtaatgaaaataataaacaaaatgaacattcCACTATACCAAAACGAAGCTGTTCACATGAACAGCTTCAAATGCAACAgaatttacaacaaaaatcatcatcatcatcatcatctgatcatACTAGTCATAAtggatcgaaaaaaatcgatgaaacaaaatcatctaAAGTGCCAACCAATAATTCATCCACGAATGGACATCGTAATagttttaaaaatttcagtAATTCAACATTGGATCATATTTATGAAATGATCAGAAATCCATTtaaatcatcgaaaaaacggaaaaaaatttccattgatactagacaaaatgataaaaatggatCCAAATCATTGAGTGAACCAAATCTGAATGGATCTTCTACTAATAAACGCCAGCAACGTAATACAGTATGTGATTCAATAAATAACGGTGATCATGTTTCaagcaatgaaaatgattccatTGATGGTGGAAAAGTTTCgtattcaaaatcaacacCACAATTAAtgacgaataataataataatgaaaatggatcaaatcaatctgaaaatcttgaaacaatcaaattgaatcaattgcatactaatgatgaattgaatggaaataatTTCCGTCGAAATTCTGCAAGACaattatcagaaaaaaatctaaatagCGATCGAGAAAATGTTTGtgattgtaatcatcatccattgatATCACGATTGAATGGTAAAATGTTTAGATttccttttatttttttttttttgcttctgttaaaattattaacatttaaaatttttttttttcacaaggTCTATCACCAGCCGGACGTATGAAAGGAAATCAACGACTACAGCGATCATTATCGGGATCACAAATctcttcatcaacatcatcatcaacaacagcaacaagttCGATTGGATTTCAGCGTCCTAAATTATCGTGTattatttgtgaaaaaaatgtatatgtaatttgtttcatttttttccccctgAAAAGTAACgataaaatatttgtttttttttacaatcaattcagGTATCGACAATTGAAAATAGAACAAACGTTTtaggtaataataatgaaattagaGCCAGTtatattatttcatcatcaaaatcgacatcattatcatcatcagcgaCATCGGCATCCACTCCCACTATAACAATACCGACATCATCGAAAACAGTcatacaacaatcatcatcatcatcatcatcaccatcatcttcTAGTCATACAACACAGTCGACATCCTCGACAACATTACGTAGTAGCATTAGTAGTCATTATATATTGGCCAAACCATTTggtaataaattttcaagttttcgtaataataataataataatctacaacaacaatcatcaacaaaaacatcgtTAATTagttcatataataataaagattgtgattttaaagaaaatttacCTGTTGCTGATAACATTCAAAATgtaagtatttttttttttgttttgttatcttgatgattgaattgaattgaatgattgaattgattcacaacatgtgtgtgtgtgtgtgtgcgtgcgCAATGCGCCATtctcaaatttcaaatttttttttttgtttttgttttcattcactataattcccaaaaaaaaattgtaaaaagcAATTGGAAGATTCATCAGAAAATTCTGACAATACAACAATGGctattattggaaaaatttgtcTATCAATCTATTATGAAACGAAACTTAATTCACTTACGATTACCATTTTTCGTGGCCATTTGAATATGGTcaagaagaataaaaatgatctgtatgtgtatatattattatttattgatcatttattgattttttattattaattatcaatttattatcatcatttagatACATTAAGGCTTAcattattgttgatcatcaacagGAGAAAGCATTCAAAAAGAAGACAAAGATTAAAAAACCATTGAAAGTTGATACCAGTGCTGGATCATTGTATGAAGTTGAATATAATGAGATATTACGATTTCAAGGTAAATGGCGTGAATTTGCTTCCGGACAATTGAGTGTAAGTCTATGGAATAATGATACATTTGGCCGTAACACATTGCTTGGACAAACATTGATtcgtttgaatgaatcagtAATGCTTAATTCCATTCAGACACGAATCTGGCATGATCTTCATGTAAGTTGAAcgtgattttgatttttaaaatcaGACCTTGTCATCAAGATAacccatatttttttccagcaaccaaccaaaatcaaatgcCAATCAGTACATGTTAAAGgcagtttgtttgttgcaaTCAAACATGAAGATGTAGCCATTTCATCCTCCGTTGATGGAACCGGCGTCGGTTCATTGCATGTTTTGATCAAAGAAGctgatgatttgaatctTACACAATACAACATCAATGGCTATGCCTATTGCAAAGTGTATGTTTcttatttaaatgaaatttttttctcacactaacaaatcattcattatttattgccaaaaataaaagaatgcTGAAACCCGAACGTAACAAAGATGATCGCCATAAAACTCGAACAGTAAAAATGGGCCAATGTCCACGTTGGAATGAAACAATTGTGTTCAACAATATAAACAGAAATGACATGAATGTCAAAGAATTGGAAATCGCCATCATGTGGTTGGATAAATCATCGAAAACTTATTTGGGAAGCATTCGTTTGACTAATCATGAAGGTTTGTCTATTTTTGtccaaatttaatttaaaaaaaattcaatcatttcaggTGCAAGTAATGAAGAACGAAATCTTTGGCGACAATCAATTGAACGGCCAAATCTTTGGGCATATGGAAAAATTCCATTACGACATTGAAGAATCTACCATGTTCAACACgataatcaattcaatttatttctaTGAGAAATTCTACCTTGAGACTTATTCACCATTCTACTGCTACTACctttttcagatttttttttttcttacattaccgataatttttttcttgctttttagcttatttgtttttttctaaagttgtctttttttcaaatctctTTATTCggatttgatcatcatgatgatctttttttttgtgtctttggaattttaattattatcattcatcaaagtcagctaatttttttttttgaattctgttttttattttatattttatatatatatatgtgtgtgtgtgtgtgtgcgagaatcgaaattaatgatgattttcagtaatttaaatgaacaaaatcaaagatggtgaacaaaataaaatgatgat from Dermatophagoides farinae isolate YC_2012a chromosome 5, ASM2471394v1, whole genome shotgun sequence includes:
- the LOC124499900 gene encoding uncharacterized protein LOC124499900 isoform X2, translated to MENESKNCQTNENHHHVSDGKKFSNCWNNNNLDIDDDYVEDEMEEELDNVPPFNDSIALSSKLERYFTSGLLETTTTIVEKSQDHQQVKLLMDNKSLSLISGNVDHLNSRDHSHQQQQQQQQQHPINRRKFDKIGSLCNLLIEMISSIKYSKIMTITDDQTDDDDDLSIIFKHLDQQSCLYCLDLKRFIIKMILMLRLSNIDNNGKDDDDDDDHCYYNSGKHLKAIHDNNNNNNNDNKAVDDDDDDRLSIVRIIDRLSRREYINNDDDDDNRKTLCCYSRLQLEYFLITFMIEKIYRYTQINHLLFDHHFWSYEFNRLYGPASILKNQSSSSSSSASSSGKTIIKVTINGRLVPTTVENSFITGILSSTSSSTQQQSKVLKSLPKKSIFNQPKRFLSNNDSSIRVLQSNIEPIDLFRHQSKNPEYRTILHINNQQQRQQSGDWHGKKSSLSITDDDDDDDDDDMDDYCDDNVDIETRSSSQSSSSATTMMNNCTNKLNKFLRVSNPLNRSFLAKISPIPKESENNMKKSSINGEISVSSWANESMIDNANNHSIHGDDTHQSLMSNENNKQNEHSTIPKRSCSHEQLQMQQNLQQKSSSSSSSDHTSHNGSKKIDETKSSKVPTNNSSTNGHRNSFKNFSNSTLDHIYEMIRNPFKSSKKRKKISIDTRQNDKNGSKSLSEPNLNGSSTNKRQQRNTVCDSINNGDHVSSNENDSIDGGKVSYSKSTPQLMTNNNNNENGSNQSENLETIKLNQLHTNDELNGNNFRRNSARQLSEKNLNSDRENVCDCNHHPLISRLNGLSPAGRMKGNQRLQRSLSGSQISSSTSSSTTATSSIGFQRPKLSCIICEKNVSTIENRTNVLGNNNEIRASYIISSSKSTSLSSSATSASTPTITIPTSSKTVIQQSSSSSSSPSSSSHTTQSTSSTTLRSSISSHYILAKPFGNKFSSFRNNNNNNLQQQSSTKTSLISSYNNKDCDFKENLPVADNIQNQLEDSSENSDNTTMAIIGKICLSIYYETKLNSLTITIFRGHLNMVKKNKNDLYIKAYIIVDHQQEKAFKKKTKIKKPLKVDTSAGSLYEVEYNEILRFQGKWREFASGQLSVSLWNNDTFGRNTLLGQTLIRLNESVMLNSIQTRIWHDLHQPTKIKCQSVHVKGSLFVAIKHEDVAISSSVDGTGVGSLHVLIKEADDLNLTQYNINGYAYCKVMLKPERNKDDRHKTRTVKMGQCPRWNETIVFNNINRNDMNVKELEIAIMWLDKSSKTYLGSIRLTNHEGASNEERNLWRQSIERPNLWAYGKIPLRH
- the LOC124499900 gene encoding uncharacterized protein LOC124499900 isoform X1 — translated: MENESKNCQTNENHHHVSDGKKFSNCWNNNNLDIDDDYVEDEMEEELDNVPPFNDSIALSSKLERYFTSGLLETTTTIVEKSQDHQQVKLLMDNKSLSLISGNVDHLNSRDHSHQQQQQQQQQHPINRRKFDKIGSLCNLLIEMISSIKYSKIMTITDDQTDDDDDLSIIFKHLDQQSCLYCLDLKRFIIKMILMLRLSNIDNNGKDDDDDDDHCYYNSGKHLKAIHDNNNNNNNDNKAVDDDDDDRLSIVRIIDRLSRREYINNDDDDDNRKTLCCYSRLQLEYFLITFMIEKIYRYTQINHLLFDHHFWSYEFNRLYGPASILKNQSSSSSSSASSSGKTIIKVTINGRLVPTTVENSFITGILSSTSSSTQQQSKVLKSLPKKSIFNQPKRFLSNNDSSIRVLQSNIEPIDLFRHQSKNPEYRTILHINNQQQRQQSGDWHGKKSSLSITDDDDDDDDDDMDDYCDDNVDIETRSSSQSSSSATTMMNNCTNKLNKFLRVSNPLNRSFLAKISPIPKESENNMKKSSINGEISVSSWANESMIDNANNHSIHGDDTHQSLMSNENNKQNEHSTIPKRSCSHEQLQMQQNLQQKSSSSSSSDHTSHNGSKKIDETKSSKVPTNNSSTNGHRNSFKNFSNSTLDHIYEMIRNPFKSSKKRKKISIDTRQNDKNGSKSLSEPNLNGSSTNKRQQRNTVCDSINNGDHVSSNENDSIDGGKVSYSKSTPQLMTNNNNNENGSNQSENLETIKLNQLHTNDELNGNNFRRNSARQLSEKNLNSDRENVCDCNHHPLISRLNGLSPAGRMKGNQRLQRSLSGSQISSSTSSSTTATSSIGFQRPKLSCIICEKNVYVSTIENRTNVLGNNNEIRASYIISSSKSTSLSSSATSASTPTITIPTSSKTVIQQSSSSSSSPSSSSHTTQSTSSTTLRSSISSHYILAKPFGNKFSSFRNNNNNNLQQQSSTKTSLISSYNNKDCDFKENLPVADNIQNQLEDSSENSDNTTMAIIGKICLSIYYETKLNSLTITIFRGHLNMVKKNKNDLYIKAYIIVDHQQEKAFKKKTKIKKPLKVDTSAGSLYEVEYNEILRFQGKWREFASGQLSVSLWNNDTFGRNTLLGQTLIRLNESVMLNSIQTRIWHDLHQPTKIKCQSVHVKGSLFVAIKHEDVAISSSVDGTGVGSLHVLIKEADDLNLTQYNINGYAYCKVMLKPERNKDDRHKTRTVKMGQCPRWNETIVFNNINRNDMNVKELEIAIMWLDKSSKTYLGSIRLTNHEGASNEERNLWRQSIERPNLWAYGKIPLRH